Below is a genomic region from Paenibacillus pabuli.
AACGATACAGGCCTTAAGGTGGTCAATTTTATTCAACAGGAGAGAGCATATATGAAAATACTTACGTTAAATACACACGCCTGGGCGGAAGAAGACCAGTTGAACAAGATCAGTCAGCTGGCAGATTTTATTAATACACATCAGTTTGATGTGATCTCCATGCAGGAGGTCAATCAATCCATACAAGAGTCGGCATTGTCTGCAGAACACTTGAAGCATTTTATCTCAACCGATCCTGATGCCGTGATCAAAAAAGACAACTACGCCCACGTCTTGCTGACGCAACTTACCGATACCTATTACTGGACATGGGTGCCGACCCATATCGGGTTCAGCAAATACGATGAGGGTCTGGCGATCCTGAGCCGTACGCCGATTACAGCGTCTTTTGAAGAATACGTTTCCCACATGCGCGATTATAGCAACTACCGCACACGCAAAATCGTGGGTGTACAGACGGCCGTTGAAGGGGAAGCAACCTGGTTTGTGAACGGACATTATAACTGGTGGGATGATGAACAGGAACCGTTCAAGGGACAATGGGAATTAACGGAGAGCAAGCTTGCTCCATATTTGGATCAGCCGCTGTTTATCATGGGAGATTTTAATAATGTTGCGGAAGTGCGCGGGGAAGGCTACGATCACATCGTCAGCCAAGGTTGGAATGACCTCTATACCACTGCCGAACAAAAAGATGATGGAGCAACGGTAGTCAAAGCTATTGCCGGATGGGCTGACAACAAACGCGATCTGCGTATTGATTATATTTTCTCCAAACATCCTGTGCAGGCGAAGTCTTCTACTGTTGTGCTTAACGGCAAGAATGGCCCGGTTGTATCTGACCACTACGGAGTGGCTGTAGAAATTTAGCGTGCCATTTTTAGTGGTTTACAGAGCAAAAATGAAAAGCCTCCGCTGGCTTCCAGTCACAAGGAAGTATAGTCGGGGGCTTCTTTCATTAAAGGTATATGTACATAAAATTACGTTTTGTCTATTTGTCCGTTCTATTATCTTGCTATGACTACTCCAGGGCCAGCATCTCGGTTACAAATTTTTTCAAATTCGCACTGGTTTCGCTGAGCTGTTCAATACTCTGCATAAACTCGCTGACCAACTGCGCCTGATCCACAGTTGCTGTTGTAATTTGACCAATTTCCAGCTCCATATGCTTCATCGAGTTCTGAACGCTGCCTAGTGAAGTTTCGATATCTGCGGCTGCCTGTTTGGTATGATCCGATAGTTTGCGAACTTCACTGGCAACGACACCGAACCCGCTTCCCAGATCACCCACGCGAGCGGCTTCAATCATGGCGTTCAGGCCAAGCAGATTGGTTTGTTCGGAGACTTCGCGAATCACATTGGTTACCTTGGTCACACTGACTGAATTCTCTGCGGCTTGTTTGGAGTTACGCAAAATCTCTTCCGAGGTGGCGGATAGTTCCTCTGAATGGGCTGCAATCTGCTGAATGCCACCAAGCAGGGCGTTAATGGTCGCTTCATTTTCGCTGATGAGTTTCTCAAGAGTGATATGGTTATCCAGCGCGTAGTTTACACCCAATATGCCAACAACCTTGTCGTTCTCTTTGATTGGAATAAGAATCGCGTCAAAAGGTCTGCCTTGCAAATCACCTGGCATTCTTGCCACGGTACGGGAATCCCGGTTCGTGAGCATTTTGAAGTCCTTATAGTCTTCGTGCAGCTCGTCTCCTACTTTGACACCAATCTCCAGCCCATTGGCTTCGGCAAAATATAACACTTTCTCATGATCATTAATGGATATGGAAACATCGTCACGAAACATCTGTCTTACAAAAGGCATAGCATTTACCAAAGATTCAAGAATACTCAAGGCTCATCTTTCCTTTCCAATACAAAAAGTGGAATTTCCATTCTAATACCTTTATCGGCAGGCGATTCCCATTTTTAAACCGATCCTCTGATTTTGTCGATGCCACATCAATATATGAGGAAGTAGGGGAACAATCTGCTACCTTTTAATGTAAAGAATGTACCTGATTTATTTAGAAGGAACTAGACAGCTTTCTGTATTCTCAATAAAGAAAAGGATCTGTTTTTTTTTGTTGAAAGCGCAATCAAATTTCTGTAGCCACTAACCCTTCTGTCAGGTATACTGGGGTTATTATTCGACTCCTTCGAGACAGGGCCTCAATTCATCAAGCTTGTGATCCATTTGCTGTGAAACAAGGGATTTTCTCACGTAGGTTAAGCGCTATACTTAATTTGTTTATTTGGACAATCGCTTTCGAGAAGAGTGTGTCAATTCCAGCTGGAGAGGACTGTGGCAATCCATGACAACGTATTTTGATGAACCGCAGAGTATGTATTACCGTTTTGGAGAGGATCAGGATCAGGCATTGAAGGTGCTGGCTGAGAGATATATCGGCGCCAATGCGCAAGCTGACTTTGTATATCGTGTGTTCCAGAAGTCGGGTATCCTGCAGAATGAGAAGGGTTTGTACGATTTCAACCTGGGCGAGCGGTTCACGGATACTCAGAAAGGACAAGTCGCTTATGCGGCAGCCTTGGTATGGGGAGATGAGGACCGAAACCTGGATGTGCTTGTTCGCTGCTATGGGCCTGTTCGTTTCTATTTTAATGATCAGCTGGTGTATCGCTCAACAGTAATGGACGAGATTAATCCGGATGCCACGGTAAAGTTGGGAATCGACATCAAGCCCGGCTGGAACACGTTAGTGCTTGAAATGAGATATACACCTGCCGGTTTTGGATGCCAGTTTGGTTCGGATGAAGGGAAAGTGCGCATTTTGAATGTGCTTGCGCCTTTTCGAGAGCGTCAGGGACAAGCTGGATGGATTTACACGAAGCCTATGAACCAGGAAGAAGTGATCCGTGCATTTGGCATTCCGGCCACACCCGGAAACATTCATCCGAATTGGAACCTGCTTGGCCAGGAGCAGGACAATACATTGGAGTGGCTTCCGAATAGGGAGTGGTCCATTGAACAGCAGGCCAGACCGACATTGGAGCGATTATATGGGCATGTTCCCGGACAGCGAGCTTATGCTTGGACACGAATAAACAATAGGGACTCTACGGGAAGCCCCATCTGCTTATCCGGTCATTCTTCCGGACCGCTAACGATATGGGTAAATGGCAAGCCAGCTGTACAATTACATGAAGCAGGATCATTCGAGTCTGAAGTCCAAGCGTCCTACGGCCGGAACGATCTGTTAGTATGCAGCGAATGCAGCAGCGTGAGCACTGCGCCATGGAGTTTCACCCTAAACGCAGCCGTGAATGGGAAGCAGCTTGAATTGGAGCTACCTTTGCATGTGCATGGAGCTTCAGGGGATAAGTGGATGTATGTAGGTCCTTTCCAAGCTGGGATGGAGCCTGAAGTGCAAGATTTAATGCGGACAGACCGTGTATACAGGATAAATGAGGCGCAAGGTGGGGCTGGAGAAGATAAACCGTACAAGCATG
It encodes:
- a CDS encoding endonuclease/exonuclease/phosphatase family protein — translated: MKILTLNTHAWAEEDQLNKISQLADFINTHQFDVISMQEVNQSIQESALSAEHLKHFISTDPDAVIKKDNYAHVLLTQLTDTYYWTWVPTHIGFSKYDEGLAILSRTPITASFEEYVSHMRDYSNYRTRKIVGVQTAVEGEATWFVNGHYNWWDDEQEPFKGQWELTESKLAPYLDQPLFIMGDFNNVAEVRGEGYDHIVSQGWNDLYTTAEQKDDGATVVKAIAGWADNKRDLRIDYIFSKHPVQAKSSTVVLNGKNGPVVSDHYGVAVEI
- a CDS encoding methyl-accepting chemotaxis protein, whose protein sequence is MSILESLVNAMPFVRQMFRDDVSISINDHEKVLYFAEANGLEIGVKVGDELHEDYKDFKMLTNRDSRTVARMPGDLQGRPFDAILIPIKENDKVVGILGVNYALDNHITLEKLISENEATINALLGGIQQIAAHSEELSATSEEILRNSKQAAENSVSVTKVTNVIREVSEQTNLLGLNAMIEAARVGDLGSGFGVVASEVRKLSDHTKQAAADIETSLGSVQNSMKHMELEIGQITTATVDQAQLVSEFMQSIEQLSETSANLKKFVTEMLALE